The genomic window TTAAGTACCAAGGTGGTGGGATTTGGGGTGGAATAGGAAAACCAATTTTTTATCTTAATGAATTTACTCATATGGATAAAAAAATCCCTACAAATATTGACAAGGATATTTTAGAGAAAATAATATCAATATCATCTACAATGAACGACCAAGCTACAGGTATTATGTTATGTAAAAAAATTCAGGAAAGTAAACTATTACCTTGTAATAAAAGTGAGATTATTGGAATCCTTGAAACACTTGCTATTTGTGGAATTTTAGAAACACCAGAGCATAAAGGATATATAGATTCTTTTACTCCACCATTAATGAGAGATACTGGTAATTTAAAACAAAGTCTATCCTATCCACTCAACTGGTGGCATGGAGAAAATAAAGTAAATTATGATAACTGCTACAAAATTTTTAATATTGATTTTTCTTATTTATCAGAAAAGTAACAAAATTAGAAGTTGAATATGGAAGCTAGGAGATGATTATATGGGAAAAGTCTATAAACTTAATAGTGAAAAATCTTTAGCTCATCAGGTTTTAAAATATGCTGGTTGGTATGAAGGAAGAAAAGTAGATATAGAAAAAATAATAGAGTATTATCAAGAGAATAATTATATTCTAAATGATTTTGCTAAAAAATTTTTACAAGAATTTTCAGGGATAAAAGAAGATTGGTTTTTTAAATACATAGGTAAAAATGGAGAAGTACGAATAGGGGGAAATGATTTTAGCTTTTCCATTCCTTATGATTTACCTTTTGAAGAACAAGATAAAGAATATGAATTAAAACAAATTCCAGAAGAGGTAAGAGATAAAGTAATTCCAATAGTTGAAACAGGTTGGCATATTGGTGGCACTTTATGGATAGATGATAGAGGAAAATTTTATCATACTCTTTATTATAGAAATGATTGTATGGAACAGTATGATTCTATCTTTGATTACTTAGAATATAATTTTAGGCATTATTTAGGAAATGAAATTTATGTAACTTTTGAAAATCAAAGAGATTTAGAGAAAAATTAATATGAAAAAGTATAGGAGGAATTTTTATGAAAAAAGAATTGCCATTTTTTAAATATTATCCAGAGCCTTTAAAAACAGGAGAGTTTGAAACTGATGAAACTGTAGTATGTGAATGTTGTGGAAAAGAAACTGATGTTTATTATACTGGACCTTTTTATTCTGTTGAAGATATTGAATATTTATGTCCAGAATGTATAGCTAATGGAGAAGCAAGTAGAAAGTTTGATGGA from Fusobacterium sp. FSA-380-WT-3A includes these protein-coding regions:
- a CDS encoding SUKH-3 domain-containing protein, encoding MGKVYKLNSEKSLAHQVLKYAGWYEGRKVDIEKIIEYYQENNYILNDFAKKFLQEFSGIKEDWFFKYIGKNGEVRIGGNDFSFSIPYDLPFEEQDKEYELKQIPEEVRDKVIPIVETGWHIGGTLWIDDRGKFYHTLYYRNDCMEQYDSIFDYLEYNFRHYLGNEIYVTFENQRDLEKN